Proteins from a single region of Budorcas taxicolor isolate Tak-1 chromosome 11, Takin1.1, whole genome shotgun sequence:
- the MRPS18A gene encoding 39S ribosomal protein S18a, mitochondrial isoform X2 — MEVCRVLAIPRIPAVDGEGNPHLPDHCGVLFLPAVSRKWTWFCLSSRRNPIPSKDVLLLSQFIRPHGGMLPRRVTGLCQEEHRKIEECVKMAHRAGLLPNHRPKLPEGFVPKTRPRLNRYLTRWSPRSVKPIYNKGHRWNKVHMAVGSPLLKDNVSYTGRPLVLYH, encoded by the exons ATGGAAGTTTGTAGGGTCCTGGCCATACCTAGGATCCCAGCTGTGGATGGGGAGGGGAACCCACACCTGCCTGACCACTGCGGAGTACTCTTCCTACCAGCCGTTTCCAGGAAATGGACTTGGTTCTGTTTATCAAGCAGAAGAAATCCAATCCCCTCCAAG gatgttctgttgctcagtcagtTCATCCGGCCACATGGGGGCATGCTGCCCCGGAGGgtcaccgggctgtgccaagaaGAGCACCGCAAGATAGAGGAGTGTGTGAAGATGGCCCACCGAGCAG GTCTGCTCCCAAATCACAGGCCCAAGCTTCCTGAAGGATTTGTTCCAAAGACCAGACCCCGACTCAACAG GTACCTGACCCGCTGGTCTCCCCGCTCCGTCAAGCCCATCTACAACAAAGGCCACCGCTGGAACAAGGTGCACATGGCTGTGGGGTCCCCCCTCCTGAAGGACAACGTCTCCTACACGGGCAGGCCTTTGGTGCTGTATCACTGA